One genomic region from Rickettsiales bacterium encodes:
- a CDS encoding biotin--[acetyl-CoA-carboxylase] ligase, which produces MKENLLLLNQELINKKIANSNIIIEVLENIDSTNTYLRNKLSQDKIRVCFAETQSGGRGSRKRRFWYSPFGQNIYMSYSRSLRKDLSELSGLSLVVSMAMLDAIKEIGISDNIMLKWPNDGMYEGHKLMGNIIEAQVGNKGGALVIIGLAINVNMLEDENNNITQKWSSLRKITGKYIDRNNLAVALIHNLNFYLEQFEKYGLRDFIHQWQKIDSLYNKSIKLNDGEFSGIAKGINEEGNLLLELGGGEVKAFPSGEASIVK; this is translated from the coding sequence TTGAAAGAAAATTTATTATTACTTAATCAAGAGTTGATTAATAAAAAAATAGCTAATTCTAATATTATCATTGAAGTGTTAGAAAATATTGATTCCACCAATACTTATCTTAGAAATAAATTATCACAAGATAAGATAAGAGTTTGTTTTGCTGAAACTCAGTCTGGTGGTAGAGGGAGTAGGAAGAGAAGGTTTTGGTATTCTCCTTTTGGTCAGAATATCTATATGTCTTATAGTAGATCACTTAGGAAAGATTTAAGTGAGCTCAGTGGTTTAAGTCTGGTGGTAAGCATGGCGATGTTAGATGCTATTAAAGAGATTGGCATATCTGATAATATAATGCTTAAATGGCCTAATGATGGAATGTATGAAGGTCATAAACTTATGGGGAATATCATAGAAGCTCAAGTTGGGAATAAAGGAGGGGCATTGGTTATAATAGGCTTAGCTATTAATGTTAATATGTTGGAAGATGAAAATAATAATATTACCCAGAAATGGAGTTCTCTTAGAAAAATTACGGGGAAATATATAGATAGAAATAATTTGGCTGTTGCACTTATTCATAATTTGAATTTCTATCTTGAGCAATTTGAGAAATATGGACTAAGAGACTTTATTCATCAATGGCAGAAAATAGATTCTTTATATAATAAGTCTATCAAACTTAATGATGGTGAATTTTCAGGAATTGCTAAAGGAATAAACGAAGAGGGGAATTTGTTGTTGGAGTTGGGAGGTGGAGAGGTTAAGGCCTTTCCATCAGGCGAGGCCTCAATAGTTAAGTGA
- a CDS encoding 5'-methylthioadenosine/adenosylhomocysteine nucleosidase, with protein MRIGIMGSMPEEVVYVQDNLFSKKSEIIGDREFVSGSLYGIETVVSFSRWGKVASSITATNLITCFDVDCIIFTGVAGAISSDLNIGDIIIAKELYQHDVDAQPFFEKYQIPLTKDVFFQTDVELTQKALTAANGFARNINSFIDKAALDKFKIVTPKVCYGKIASGDQVITSSQKTKQIREEMPDLLAVEMEGAAVAQVCKDYKVPFTVIRIISDKADRSAVIDCPKFIDLVAKIYSLAIIKEFYALIKQK; from the coding sequence ATGCGTATTGGAATAATGGGTTCTATGCCTGAAGAGGTAGTATATGTTCAAGACAATTTATTTTCTAAAAAGAGTGAAATAATTGGTGATAGAGAGTTTGTATCCGGTAGTTTATATGGGATTGAAACAGTTGTTTCCTTTTCTAGATGGGGAAAAGTTGCAAGCAGTATCACCGCCACCAATTTAATAACTTGCTTTGATGTGGATTGTATAATTTTCACAGGGGTAGCGGGAGCAATTAGTAGTGATTTAAATATTGGGGATATAATAATAGCTAAGGAATTATATCAACATGATGTAGATGCTCAGCCATTTTTTGAAAAGTATCAGATACCACTAACTAAAGATGTATTTTTCCAAACTGATGTAGAGCTAACTCAGAAAGCGTTAACAGCGGCAAATGGATTTGCTAGAAACATTAATTCTTTTATAGATAAAGCAGCCTTAGATAAGTTTAAAATCGTTACACCTAAAGTGTGTTATGGCAAAATAGCTTCAGGTGATCAAGTTATTACTAGTAGCCAAAAGACCAAACAAATAAGAGAAGAAATGCCTGATTTATTAGCAGTGGAAATGGAAGGTGCTGCAGTGGCTCAAGTTTGCAAAGATTATAAGGTGCCTTTTACTGTTATTAGGATAATATCTGATAAAGCTGATCGTAGTGCGGTAATAGATTGTCCAAAATTTATTGACTTAGTGGCAAAAATATATTCACTTGCAATAATTAAAGAGTTCTATGCTTTAATT